From Drosophila suzukii chromosome 2R, CBGP_Dsuzu_IsoJpt1.0, whole genome shotgun sequence, a single genomic window includes:
- the fus gene encoding RNA-binding protein fusilli isoform X5 encodes MALKRHKHHIGARYIEVYRASGEDFLAIAGGASNEAQAFLSKGAQVIIRMRGLPYDATAKQVLDFFTTGDTAPCHVLDGSEGVLFVKKPDGRATGDAFVLFAHETDAPKALGRHRESIGQRYIELFRSTTAEVQQVLNRSMDPKNYESGSGHSQPPLIAQLPTMQLPLLPQVGAHSLAHSLGASPANLCPPVPPPALPLPTQHLITSGTTKNCIRLRGLPYEAMVEHILHFLDDFAKHIIYQGVHMVINAQGQPSGEAFIQMDQEESARLCAQRRHNHYMMFGKKYRYIEVFQCSGDDMNMVLNGGLASPVAQPPPPHLGHAHKQQSLLAATTGMFSSAGQSPTTVAAGTAQSPLGGTHTPHTHPHSHAHAHAPGHAHAAAAAAAAAAAHHGLSPSSAMLPGLSAAAAASASGLASLMSAAAAGQPSSAAAAAHSAASLQNAAVTLTPQGYALNPFSLPPPPTTSAASTPFLLAQQQAQFIAQQSLLVRQQAEQQQQQQQQQQQQQLYASAMLQQHPLYLQHQQQQQQQLYASAMLQQGQPQFVLMQRPSAAYLPPFPLSYMSAAGAGSGVGVSPGAAAAAAGAAAAAATSASAAGNSSLSQSMKRSYENAFQQEAAGAAAAASAAKRALNRQSSNVYSYFNSGI; translated from the exons ATGGCGCTCAAGCGGCACAAGCACCACATCGGAGCCCGCTACATCGAGGTGTACCGGGCCTCGGGCGAGGATTTCCTGGCCATCGCCGGAGGAGCCTCCAATGAGGCGCAGGCCTTCCTCTCGAAGGGCGCCCAGGTGATCATTCGGATGCGAGGATTGCCCTATGATGCCACCGCCAAGCAAGTG ctggacttcttcaccaCTGGCGACACGGCGCCCTGCCACGTTCTCGACGGGAGTGAGGGCGTGCTATTCGTCAAAAAGCCGGACGGACGGGCCACCGGAGACGCCTTCGTACTCTTCGCCCACGAGACGGACGCGCCCAAGGCGCTGGGACGGCACCGCGAGTCTATTGGCCAGCGGTACATCGAGCTGTTCCGCTCCACGACGGCCGAGGTGCAGCAGGTGCTCAACCGGTCGATGGACCCCAAGAACTACGAGTCGGGCAGCGGGCACAGCCAGCCGCCGCTGATCGCCCAACTGCCCACGATGCagctgccgctgctgccgcAGGTGGGTGCCCACAGCCTCGCACACAGCCTCGGAGCCAGCCCCGCTAACCTGTGCCCCCCCGTGCCAcctcccgctctccctctccccaCACAGCACCTCATCACCTCGGGCACCACCAAGAACTGCATCCGGCTGCGCGGACTGCCCTACGAGGCGATGGTCGAGCACATCCTGCACTTCCTCGACGACTTTGCCAAGCACATCATCTACCAGGGCGTGCACATGGTGATCAACGCACAG GGTCAACCAAGTGGAGAGGCCTTCATCCAGATGGACCAGGAGGAATCGGCCCGTTTGTGTGCGCAGCGTAGGCACAACCACTACATGATGTTCGGCAAGAAGTATCGGTACATCGAGGTGTTCCAGTGCTCCGGTGACGACATGAACATGGTCCTCAACGGCGGACTGGCCTCGCCGGTGGCCCAGCCGCCGCCACCGCACCtgggccacgcccacaagcaGCAGTCCCTGCTGGCCGCCACCACGGGTATGTTCAGTTCGGCGGGTCAGTCGCCGACGACCGTTGCGGCCGGTACCGCTCAGTCGCCCCTCGGCGGCACTCATACACCACACACTCACCCGCACTCACATGCGCATGCGCACGCCCCGGGCCACGCCCatgcggcagcagcagcagcagccgctgCCGCCGCCCACCACGGATTGTCCCCCTCGTCGGCCATGTTGCCTGGTCTTTCGGCTGCCGCTGCAGCTTCCGCTTCCGGTTTGGCCTCTTTGATGAGCGCCGCCGCTGCCGGTCAGCCATCgtctgcagcagcagcagctcatTCCGCTGCCTCTTTGCAAAATGCCGCTGTCACCCTGACTCCTCAGGGTTACGCCCTCAATCCCTTCTCGCTGCCGCCTCCTCCGACCACTTCGGCGGCCTCCACGCCCTTCCTGCTGGCCCAACAGCAGGCCCAGTTTATAGCCCAGCAGAGTTTGTTGGTGCGACAGCAGGctgagcagcagcagcagcagcaacaacagcagcagcagcagcaactctATGCCAGTGCCATGCTGCAGCAGCATCCGCTGTACTtgcaacaccaacagcagcagcaacagcaactgtATGCCAGTGCCATGTTGCAGCAGGGTCAGCCGCAGTTTGTCCTTATGCAGAGACCCTCGGCCGCCTACTTGCCGCCCTTTCCGCTCAGCTATATGTCCGCTGCGGGGGCGGGTTCGGGAGTGGGCGTGTCCccgggagcagcagcagctgcagcaggagcggcagcggcagcagcaacatcggcCTCTGCCGCGGGCAACTCCTCGCTGAGTCAGTCTATGAAGCGCTCCTATGAGAACGCCTTCCAGCAGGAAGCGGCTGGAGCGGCAGCGGCGGCCAGTGCGGCCAAAAGAGCCCTAAACCGTCAGTCCAGCAATGTTTATTCGTACTTCAATTCGGGGATCTAA